A window of Streptomyces sp. SAI-127 contains these coding sequences:
- a CDS encoding APC family permease, translating into MGDRGSARSGSLEDADERRRLSTLDLVGLAAGGVVGSGWLLAAGKAHWAVGDNAVWAWAAGGALMLLIAAVMVELGIAVPKTGGLIFLPLQAAGPLVATVVAAGLWIVYAVNPASEAVAMVHGLAYWFPSLLRNGEVLRNVAEPTPQSMEHAYDFSMTGVLWAVVFMALIVGLNLLPPRRLIRLNLFITMVKVLVPVLIIVCLGFAAFDAAKSCEPEQVWYLSGRSGTAEHLQSQAGHLSPLYVVLGGAVIYAYIGFQAPLDFAGNVKRRGMGEAARLRWAVYGTLVGAFLLYTALQYVFGRHCQGLTGNMLESPYSQFAAAATMTWLAWLIRVNAVLSPMGSGIVFTHALTREVAALSRAHLTHRGLQTARRASFRFRGGEIDAYWMILLVNFTIGLAMLVVVRGNWEELVALNSVPTLVVYATPGVVLVALKLPEFGRTRRMVHLALSATAFVAIAVVMLEAGWPNVWRGMAAVGIGSALLLGLPWLARRDLPFIGGLFRRYDARDHVSRFATPGDPAVRPVLLFLAHLAVIVSCTLLRHVLSDDLALVPQLIVALSAAVVFPLLVRACRRYMDRVPPTLPVPRREPQEVPVTAAT; encoded by the coding sequence ATGGGCGACCGGGGCTCGGCACGGTCGGGCTCGTTGGAGGACGCCGACGAACGCCGTCGGCTGTCCACACTGGATCTGGTGGGGCTCGCCGCCGGCGGTGTCGTGGGGTCCGGGTGGCTTCTGGCAGCCGGTAAAGCCCACTGGGCGGTAGGTGACAACGCCGTGTGGGCCTGGGCGGCCGGCGGCGCGCTGATGCTGCTGATAGCCGCCGTGATGGTCGAACTGGGCATCGCCGTCCCCAAGACGGGCGGCCTGATCTTCCTCCCCCTGCAGGCCGCGGGCCCACTGGTGGCCACGGTCGTGGCCGCCGGGCTGTGGATCGTGTACGCGGTGAATCCGGCGAGCGAGGCAGTGGCCATGGTCCACGGACTGGCGTACTGGTTCCCGTCGTTGCTGCGGAACGGCGAGGTGCTGAGGAACGTCGCCGAGCCCACCCCGCAGAGCATGGAACACGCCTACGACTTCTCGATGACCGGCGTCCTGTGGGCCGTGGTGTTCATGGCGCTGATCGTCGGGCTCAACCTGCTGCCGCCGCGCCGGCTGATCAGGCTGAACCTCTTCATCACCATGGTGAAGGTCCTGGTCCCGGTGCTGATCATCGTCTGTCTGGGGTTCGCCGCGTTCGACGCCGCCAAGAGCTGCGAGCCGGAACAGGTCTGGTACCTCAGCGGGCGCTCGGGAACCGCCGAGCACCTGCAGAGCCAGGCCGGGCACCTGTCGCCGCTGTACGTGGTGCTGGGCGGCGCCGTCATCTACGCGTACATCGGCTTCCAGGCGCCGCTCGACTTCGCCGGCAACGTCAAACGGCGCGGCATGGGCGAGGCGGCGCGGCTGCGCTGGGCGGTGTACGGCACTCTCGTCGGCGCGTTCCTGCTGTACACGGCGCTGCAGTACGTGTTCGGCAGACACTGCCAGGGGCTCACCGGGAACATGCTCGAATCGCCGTACTCCCAGTTCGCCGCGGCGGCGACGATGACCTGGCTGGCCTGGCTGATCCGGGTGAACGCGGTGCTGTCCCCGATGGGGTCCGGAATCGTCTTCACCCACGCCCTGACCCGCGAGGTCGCGGCCCTCAGCCGTGCCCACCTCACCCATCGCGGGCTGCAGACGGCGCGCCGGGCGTCGTTCCGGTTCCGGGGCGGCGAGATCGACGCGTACTGGATGATCCTGCTGGTCAACTTCACGATAGGGCTGGCGATGCTCGTCGTGGTGCGGGGCAACTGGGAGGAGCTGGTCGCCCTCAACAGCGTACCGACGCTGGTCGTGTACGCCACGCCGGGCGTCGTCCTGGTGGCGCTGAAGCTGCCGGAGTTCGGGAGGACGCGCCGGATGGTGCACCTGGCGCTCTCCGCCACCGCGTTCGTCGCGATCGCCGTCGTGATGCTGGAGGCGGGGTGGCCCAACGTGTGGCGGGGCATGGCCGCCGTGGGGATCGGCTCGGCGCTGCTGCTCGGGCTCCCCTGGCTGGCGAGACGCGATCTTCCCTTCATAGGGGGCCTCTTCAGGCGCTACGACGCCCGGGACCACGTCTCTCGCTTCGCCACCCCCGGGGACCCTGCGGTACGACCGGTGCTGCTGTTCCTCGCGCATCTGGCGGTCATCGTGTCGTGCACACTGCTGCGGCACGTCCTGAGCGACGATCTGGCCCTGGTGCCGCAGCTGATCGTGGCCCTGTCGGCGGCTGTCGTCTTCCCGCTGCTGGTCCGGGCCTGCCGCCGCTACATGGACAGAGTGCCGCCCACGCTGCCCGTGCCCCGCCGTGAACCTCAGGAAGTGCCCGTCACCGCAGCGACTTGA
- a CDS encoding GH59 galactosidase, translating to MGMQRRFGWASLAAATTMALAAGVTAAPAAHSADDPVQIVVDGNDVRADNVNGLTYKGLGLLSCNSTSNLLMDYKAEHPERYWQLVRVLFGGKSPLINHVKIEMGSDTNTSTGSDPATMRTRDELADASRSPGFQLAADAKTVNPELKVSILRWVMPQWVQTEWNKGTGTDEMYRWYKETILDAYQKYGYMVDYVNPDTNETQKPDISFIKWYKSALANDTQFSDSRYGLTDRQQKSAAKAYHDIKIVASDENTTKNIGPAMLTDTELFGMVDAVGYHYTTDDRLDGTSDSATYRPYTKLATGDNTYGQDKEVWYSEGVGSFGWTDYRVSNTEGPGGASTGIGGVQSALDLANRSVKSYANSKRTHYIFQPAIGAFYEGAQYSHKELVSARDPWSGSIHYDAAVYVMQHFTQFAKTGWENDTNTAGIWRTVPEASYSGVSGTENVDGSNGAPSYMTLADPAKKDFSTSAVNDSDRTKSYRIKAENMALGGDPTMEVWETRAADPGQAYDANFKHLAAQIRPDSDGYYTYTVQPRSIVTFTTLDRSSDKATKQRLPGTAARTVLDTDATGKKHDTHDTVLYADDFGYQEEGRVRVGTDNGARKVSQSYLTSRGNQPRYLVDQTGAWEVGKDPSGDNVLYQYLDQSMKDTGAWNRNTPNTTVGDFRWENYRASVDVSFPDPAGGLATLGVRQQKGMAATDAAYSVGIGPNGSWTFSRYGTALRTGTVAAADDYRLAVEAKGATVTAYVDGQAVATYQDPTPVAEGRVKLGTDFHTTAFDNLKVEKVAGYTPYAATLTDNMDSSVSYDGTWSRNASLGDAMNWYRSTSTGATAGATVTVPFRGTGIDVIGGNDGSAVLDVLVDGRSVARNAKTTATDKRQATYSLRGLPDGRHTATFTLKSGKIVLDAFTALSGDVDGPVDTTPLRTALDAVGPPDRSDYTADSWADFATARTAARAAVRGQKGLDALGVGQLANRLVDAYDRLVRTEP from the coding sequence ATGGGTATGCAGCGAAGATTCGGCTGGGCGTCGCTCGCCGCGGCGACCACCATGGCACTGGCGGCAGGGGTGACCGCGGCGCCCGCCGCCCACTCGGCGGACGATCCCGTGCAGATCGTGGTCGACGGGAACGACGTACGCGCGGACAACGTGAACGGCCTGACCTACAAGGGCCTCGGCCTGCTCAGCTGCAACAGCACGAGCAATCTGCTGATGGACTACAAGGCGGAGCACCCCGAACGGTACTGGCAGCTCGTCAGGGTCCTGTTCGGTGGGAAGAGCCCCTTGATCAACCACGTCAAGATCGAGATGGGTTCGGACACCAACACCTCCACCGGCTCCGATCCCGCGACCATGCGCACCCGCGACGAACTCGCCGACGCGTCCCGCTCCCCGGGCTTCCAGCTCGCCGCCGACGCGAAGACGGTCAACCCGGAGCTCAAGGTGTCGATCCTGCGCTGGGTCATGCCCCAGTGGGTGCAGACCGAGTGGAACAAGGGCACCGGCACCGACGAGATGTACCGCTGGTACAAGGAGACGATCCTCGACGCGTACCAGAAGTACGGGTACATGGTCGACTACGTGAATCCGGACACCAACGAGACCCAGAAGCCGGACATCTCGTTCATCAAGTGGTACAAGAGCGCGCTGGCGAACGACACCCAATTCAGCGATTCGCGCTATGGCCTGACGGATCGTCAGCAGAAGTCGGCCGCGAAGGCCTACCACGACATCAAGATCGTCGCCTCGGACGAGAACACCACGAAGAACATCGGCCCGGCGATGCTCACGGACACCGAGCTCTTCGGCATGGTCGACGCGGTGGGCTACCACTACACCACCGACGACCGGCTCGACGGCACGTCCGACAGCGCCACGTACCGGCCGTACACGAAGCTGGCGACCGGCGACAACACCTACGGTCAGGACAAGGAGGTCTGGTACAGCGAGGGCGTCGGCTCCTTCGGCTGGACGGACTACCGGGTCTCCAACACCGAGGGGCCGGGCGGCGCGAGTACGGGCATCGGCGGTGTGCAGAGCGCCCTGGACCTCGCCAACCGCTCCGTGAAGAGCTACGCCAACTCCAAGCGGACGCACTACATCTTCCAGCCGGCGATCGGGGCCTTCTACGAGGGCGCGCAGTACAGCCACAAGGAGCTGGTCAGCGCCCGTGACCCGTGGTCGGGGAGCATCCACTACGATGCCGCCGTCTATGTGATGCAGCACTTCACCCAGTTCGCGAAGACCGGCTGGGAGAACGACACCAACACGGCCGGCATCTGGCGCACCGTGCCCGAGGCCAGCTACAGCGGCGTCAGCGGCACCGAGAACGTCGACGGCTCGAACGGCGCCCCCAGTTACATGACGCTCGCCGACCCGGCGAAGAAGGACTTCTCGACGAGCGCCGTCAACGACAGCGACCGGACGAAGAGTTACCGCATCAAGGCCGAGAACATGGCCCTGGGCGGCGATCCCACCATGGAGGTCTGGGAGACCCGCGCGGCGGACCCCGGCCAGGCCTACGACGCCAACTTCAAGCATCTGGCCGCCCAGATCCGGCCCGACAGCGACGGCTACTACACCTACACCGTCCAGCCGCGCTCGATCGTCACGTTCACCACCCTCGACCGCAGCTCCGACAAGGCGACGAAGCAGCGGCTTCCCGGGACCGCCGCCCGCACGGTCCTCGACACCGACGCGACCGGCAAGAAGCACGACACCCACGACACCGTCCTGTACGCCGACGACTTCGGGTACCAGGAGGAGGGCCGGGTCCGGGTCGGCACGGACAACGGGGCCCGCAAGGTCTCCCAGTCGTACCTCACCTCCCGTGGCAACCAGCCCCGTTACCTGGTCGACCAGACCGGCGCGTGGGAGGTCGGCAAGGACCCGAGCGGCGACAACGTGCTGTACCAGTACCTGGACCAGTCCATGAAGGACACCGGCGCCTGGAACCGGAACACCCCCAACACCACGGTCGGCGACTTCCGTTGGGAGAACTACCGGGCCTCGGTCGACGTCTCCTTCCCGGACCCGGCCGGCGGCCTCGCCACCCTGGGCGTACGCCAGCAGAAGGGCATGGCCGCGACCGACGCCGCGTACAGCGTCGGGATCGGCCCGAACGGGAGCTGGACCTTCTCCAGGTACGGCACGGCGCTCAGGACCGGGACGGTCGCCGCGGCCGACGACTACCGCCTCGCCGTCGAGGCCAAGGGCGCGACCGTCACCGCGTACGTCGACGGCCAGGCCGTCGCCACCTACCAGGACCCGACGCCGGTGGCCGAGGGCCGCGTCAAGCTCGGCACCGACTTCCACACGACCGCGTTCGACAACCTGAAGGTCGAGAAGGTCGCCGGATACACCCCGTACGCCGCCACGCTGACCGACAACATGGACAGCTCGGTCTCCTACGACGGCACCTGGAGCCGGAACGCCTCCCTCGGCGACGCGATGAACTGGTACCGCTCGACGTCGACCGGCGCCACCGCGGGAGCGACCGTCACCGTCCCGTTCCGCGGCACGGGCATCGACGTCATCGGCGGCAACGACGGAAGCGCTGTCCTCGACGTCCTCGTGGACGGCCGGTCCGTCGCCCGGAACGCGAAGACCACCGCGACCGACAAGCGTCAGGCGACGTACTCACTCCGCGGCCTGCCCGACGGCAGACACACGGCGACGTTCACCCTCAAGTCCGGGAAGATCGTGCTCGACGCCTTCACCGCACTCTCCGGCGACGTGGACGGGCCGGTCGACACGACACCGCTCAGGACCGCCCTGGACGCGGTGGGCCCCCCGGACCGGAGCGACTACACGGCCGACTCCTGGGCCGACTTCGCCACCGCACGCACGGCCGCCAGGGCAGCGGTGCGCGGGCAGAAGGGCCTCGACGCCCTCGGCGTCGGCCAGCTCGCGAACAGGCTCGTCGACGCCTACGACAGGCTGGTCCGCACGGAGCCCTGA